The Cytophagales bacterium genome has a segment encoding these proteins:
- a CDS encoding glycosyltransferase gives MLSIIIPSFKGSTVLKNQLPGFIKYLENKKINYEIIIVDDGSKDGGKTQQIAKDFGCLYFENKKNMGKGAAVKLGMLNAKGDFRIYTDVDIPFEYSAIERFLYYLDFKEFDLAIGDRTLPESTYFSEIPAIRRIGSAIFTFIIGRFITTGMFDTQCGLKGFRGNVAEDLFSVSRINGFAFDAELLYVSLKRNYDIKRLPVKFRNQEGSSVSYLIHGIEILKDLVLLKINHLTGKYKKK, from the coding sequence ATGTTAAGTATTATCATCCCTTCATTTAAAGGATCAACGGTATTAAAGAATCAGCTCCCGGGCTTTATAAAGTATTTGGAGAATAAAAAAATCAATTATGAAATAATTATCGTTGATGATGGTTCAAAGGATGGCGGAAAAACACAGCAAATAGCTAAAGACTTTGGTTGCCTGTATTTCGAAAATAAAAAAAATATGGGCAAAGGTGCAGCTGTCAAATTAGGTATGCTAAATGCGAAAGGGGATTTCAGGATATACACCGATGTGGATATACCCTTTGAATACAGCGCTATAGAACGGTTCTTATACTATCTTGACTTTAAAGAATTTGACCTCGCAATAGGTGACAGAACTTTACCTGAATCAACTTATTTCTCTGAAATTCCTGCCATAAGAAGGATTGGCAGTGCAATATTTACCTTTATCATTGGCAGATTTATCACTACCGGAATGTTTGATACCCAATGCGGGCTCAAAGGATTCAGGGGAAACGTGGCAGAAGATCTATTTTCTGTTAGCAGGATCAATGGCTTTGCATTTGATGCTGAATTGTTATATGTATCACTGAAAAGAAATTACGATATTAAAAGATTACCTGTAAAATTTAGAAACCAGGAAGGTTCAAGTGTAAGCTATTTGATACACGGAATAGAGATACTTAAAGACCTTGTATTATTAAAGATTAATCATTTAACCGGGAAATACAAAAAGAAATAA
- a CDS encoding methyltransferase domain-containing protein — MNRNITNIIRFLMDECLPPFIRDNKFFMYPFYYYAYRGKNIKTVMKFKSLVYGFTEKRYNDFYNNLDTISRNRKTDLNFPSISYIVDNLDKTSRNLLDVGCGRGYFLSLLLSSNFELFGCDIVDKGNSANYQYVKGNIENLPFSDKAFDIVTCFHTLEHIIDLEKAVSELKRITKKQLIIAVPCQRYFYYTLDEHVNFFPFKEKLTSVINIKNHNCKKIWGDWVYIGYPG; from the coding sequence ATGAACAGAAACATTACCAATATAATTCGATTTTTGATGGATGAATGTTTACCCCCTTTTATTCGTGATAACAAATTCTTTATGTACCCCTTTTATTATTATGCTTATAGAGGCAAAAATATAAAAACCGTTATGAAATTTAAAAGTTTGGTATATGGTTTTACTGAAAAGCGATATAACGATTTTTATAATAACCTGGATACCATTTCCCGAAACCGGAAAACTGACCTAAACTTTCCAAGCATAAGTTACATTGTTGATAACCTTGACAAAACTTCCAGAAACCTTCTTGACGTTGGATGTGGCAGAGGCTATTTCTTATCACTATTACTAAGTTCCAATTTTGAATTGTTCGGTTGTGATATAGTTGATAAAGGAAATTCAGCTAATTACCAGTATGTAAAAGGGAATATTGAAAACCTCCCATTTTCAGATAAAGCGTTTGATATTGTTACCTGCTTTCATACACTCGAACATATTATTGATCTTGAAAAAGCTGTCTCAGAATTAAAACGAATAACAAAGAAACAGCTTATTATTGCCGTACCATGCCAGCGATATTTTTATTACACCCTGGATGAGCATGTAAATTTTTTCCCTTTCAAAGAAAAGCTAACTTCCGTTATCAATATTAAAAACCATAACT